From one Gossypium hirsutum isolate 1008001.06 chromosome D08, Gossypium_hirsutum_v2.1, whole genome shotgun sequence genomic stretch:
- the LOC107949236 gene encoding GDSL esterase/lipase At1g54790 — protein MALLYILHSLLKLAFLCSFWPTVIPLSLNYPAVFNFGDSNSDTGGLVAGKAFPMTQFNGETYFHEPSGRFCDGRLIIDFLMEAMELPYMNPYLESVGSPSFQTGCNFATGGSTILPANAASTSPFSFNLQLSQFFRFKNRALTLLSKDKELQNYLPAEDDFNKALYIFDIGQNDLDGVFYFPASDEQVVAFISKLMSELNYGMKRLYDAGARNFWVHNTGPLGCLPRIIATFGKKPSNLDEHGCVASHNRAATVFNKKLHDMCLQFLAHSPEANITYVDIFSIKLNLISNYSLYGFQQPLAACCGYGGPPLNFDTRIACGVTKDLNGSIVTANPCNNTAEYINWDGTHYTEAANGFVADEILTGNYSDSPHLRNSPFLT, from the exons ATGGCTCTTCTGTATATTCTTCATTCCCTTTTAAAACTAGCTTTCCTTTGTTCCTTTTGGCCTACTGTTATCCCCTTGAGTTTAAATTATCCGGCGGTGTTCAACTTCGGTGACTCGAATTCCGACACGGGTGGATTAGTTGCCGGAAAAGCTTTTCCCATGACACAATTTAATGGGGAAACTTACTTCCATGAACCCTCTGGCAGATTCTGTGATGGTCGCTTGATCATTGATTTTCTAA TGGAGGCAATGGAGCTTCCTTACATGAACCCATATTTGGAATCTGTTGGCTCTCCTAGTTTTCAAACAGGGTGCAATTTTGCTACAGGAGGATCTACCATTCTTCCTGCAAATGCGGCTTCAACAAGCCCTTTTTCCTTTAATCTTCAGTTATCTCAATTCTTCAGGTTCAAGAATCGAGCTCTTACATTGCTTTCTAAAG acaAGGAGCTTCAGAATTATCTCCCTGCGGAAGATGATTTCAACAAGGCCCTTTACATATTTGATATCGGCCAGAACGATCTCGACGGCGTATTCTACTTTCCGGCATCGGATGAACAAGTTGTTGCTTTCATTTCAAAGCTTATGTCAGAACTCAACTATGGAATGAAG AGATTATATGATGCAGGGGCAAGGAATTTCTGGGTTCATAACACAGGTCCCCTCGGATGCTTGCCGAGAATCATCGCTACGTTCGGGAAAAAACCGTCAAACTTGGACGAACACGGCTGCGTTGCTTCACACAACCGAGCGGCTACCGTTTTCAACAAGAAACTCCACGATATGTGCCTACAGTTCTTAGCACATTCGCCTGAAGCTAACATCACTTATGTCGACATTTTCTCGATAAAGCTGAACCTCATCTCAAACTATTCTCTATACG GATTCCAGCAACCATTAGCAGCATGTTGTGGTTACGGTGGGCCGCCATTGAATTTCGACACTAGGATTGCTTGTGGTGTAACCAAGGATCTGAACGGGAGCATTGTGACAGCAAATCCATGTAATAATACAGCTGAGTATATAAACTGGGATGGGACTCATTACACTGAAGCTGCAAATGGATTTGTTGCAGATGAAATACTAACAGGAAACTACTCTGATTCACCTCATTTGAGGAATTCACCATTTCTTACCTGA
- the LOC107949227 gene encoding sm-like protein LSM2: MLFFSYFKDLVGREVTVELKNDLAIRGTLHSVDQYLNIKLENTRVVDQDKYPHMLSVRNCFIRGSVVRYVQLPPDGVDIELLHDATRREARGG; this comes from the exons ATG TTGTTCTTTTCGTATTTCAAAGACTTGGTGGGAAGAGAAGTGACGGTGGAGCTGAAGAACGATTTGGCTATCAGAGGAACCCTTCATTCCGTTGATCAATACCTCAATATCAAGCTCGAGAATACTAGGGTTGTCGATCAAGACAAGTATCCTCACATG CTTTCGGTAAGGAACTGTTTCATCAGAGGCTCTGTTGTGAGATATGTTCAACTACCTCCAGACGGAGTCGACATTGAATTGCTTCATGATGCCACTAGAAGAGAAGCTCGTGGAGGCTGA